In Opitutus sp., one genomic interval encodes:
- a CDS encoding trypsin-like peptidase domain-containing protein: MKHPLVVATFVACGFLFAAVPPAHAFSTVQLKNGARLDAEVISEKADRLVVDLGFTVLAVPRDEIESVKPRAEAGDAEPVVETATADLYRVAAGLPVLSVKENVDRVGEAVVLVRTPVGLGSGFLIHPSGYIVTNEHVIAGEYNISVTQFRRGATELEKVQYNKVRIVALDARLDLALLKIEDASPTPFPAVSLGGEATLNDGQAVFAIGSPLGLDRTVSQGIISSHARLLDGQLYIQTTTQINPGNSGGPLFNLRGEVVGVNNMKAMEVGVEGLNFAIPIDVLKNFLRNRDAFAFDPRNPNAGYRYLPPPQPVKANGGAAAKR, from the coding sequence ATGAAGCATCCCCTCGTTGTCGCTACGTTTGTTGCCTGCGGTTTCTTGTTCGCTGCGGTGCCGCCCGCTCACGCCTTCAGCACCGTGCAGCTCAAAAACGGCGCTCGTCTCGACGCCGAGGTCATTTCCGAAAAAGCCGACCGCCTCGTGGTCGATCTCGGCTTCACCGTTCTCGCCGTTCCGCGTGACGAGATTGAGAGCGTAAAACCCCGCGCCGAGGCCGGTGACGCCGAGCCGGTGGTGGAAACCGCCACCGCCGACCTTTACCGCGTTGCCGCCGGTCTGCCGGTGCTCTCGGTCAAAGAAAATGTCGACCGCGTGGGCGAGGCCGTGGTTTTGGTGCGCACGCCGGTCGGCCTCGGCTCGGGTTTTTTGATTCATCCGTCCGGCTACATCGTGACCAACGAGCACGTCATCGCCGGCGAATATAACATCAGCGTTACCCAGTTCCGGCGCGGCGCCACCGAGTTGGAAAAGGTCCAGTACAACAAGGTCCGCATCGTCGCCCTCGACGCCCGCCTCGACCTCGCGCTGCTGAAAATCGAGGACGCCAGCCCGACGCCGTTTCCTGCCGTGTCGCTGGGCGGTGAGGCTACACTCAACGACGGTCAGGCGGTTTTTGCCATCGGCAGCCCGCTCGGCCTCGATCGCACGGTTTCCCAAGGTATCATCAGCTCGCACGCCCGCCTGCTCGACGGGCAGCTTTACATCCAGACCACCACGCAAATTAACCCCGGTAACTCCGGCGGCCCGCTGTTTAACCTGCGCGGCGAGGTGGTCGGGGTGAACAACATGAAGGCGATGGAGGTCGGCGTGGAAGGGCTCAATTTCGCCATCCCGATCGACGTGTTGAAAAACTTCCTGCGCAACCGCGACGCCTTCGCCTTCGACCCGCGTAACCCCAACGCCGGCTACCGCTACCTGCCACCACCCCAGCCGGTGAAGGCCAACGGCGGCGCTGCCGCCAAACGCTGA
- a CDS encoding RNA pseudouridine synthase gives MSALPAKFWDQLPLGTGVTLLHLDANGLAALSKPEGVLSHPNMESEVPRALLTVPYDIKDESFNWTPADVPGAASRRLYLLNRLDSATSGVILVTANQKLATYMRELFLKKDIRKLYQAVVFGKPSEASQLWRDRLSVQKKRAKIRVGMGNHSDAAAKASESRMTVIRQKRDVVPPLALIQLEPLTGRSHQLRVQCAGRNLPIVGDLTYGDFPANKAFAKATNHKRLFLHSYETSFDYEWQGKKFHFAATAPLPAEFAQLL, from the coding sequence ATGAGCGCCTTACCTGCCAAATTTTGGGATCAACTGCCACTGGGCACCGGCGTGACATTGCTGCACCTCGACGCCAACGGCCTAGCCGCCCTCAGCAAGCCCGAGGGCGTGCTCTCGCATCCCAACATGGAAAGCGAAGTCCCGCGCGCCTTGCTCACCGTGCCCTACGACATCAAGGACGAGAGCTTTAACTGGACGCCCGCCGACGTCCCCGGTGCCGCCTCCCGCCGCCTGTATTTGTTAAACCGCCTCGATTCGGCCACCTCCGGGGTGATCCTGGTCACGGCCAACCAGAAACTCGCCACCTACATGCGCGAGCTCTTCCTCAAAAAAGACATCCGCAAGCTCTACCAAGCCGTGGTTTTTGGAAAACCCTCCGAGGCTTCACAGCTCTGGCGCGATCGCCTCTCGGTGCAGAAAAAACGCGCCAAGATCCGCGTCGGCATGGGCAACCACTCCGATGCCGCCGCCAAGGCCTCCGAGTCGCGCATGACGGTTATCCGCCAAAAGCGCGACGTGGTGCCACCCTTGGCGCTGATCCAACTGGAGCCGCTCACCGGCCGCAGCCACCAGTTGCGCGTGCAATGTGCCGGGCGCAACCTGCCCATCGTCGGCGACCTGACTTATGGCGATTTCCCCGCCAACAAAGCCTTCGCCAAAGCCACCAACCACAAGCGCCTCTTTTTGCACTCCTACGAGACGAGTTTCGACTACGAGTGGCAGGGCAAGAAATTCCACTTCGCCGCCACGGCACCGCTGCCCGCCGAGTTCGCCCAACTGCTCTGA